In a single window of the Pandoraea pulmonicola genome:
- a CDS encoding PepSY-associated TM helix domain-containing protein, with protein sequence MRAQTLRQYLSVHTWAGIVAGFALFVAMLGGALTVFHHEIERWEQPATRHAPLSLAQTERLAELVREKYPAAREQMGVVLPNHSPTPFAYWQEPNGEWMQARLNLNAGADGPSLTVGDARPGLSSTINALHYSLSIPNYGLYLMGVVSLFYGMALISGVIVHLPRVTRDIFALRPGRNLKRFWQDAHNAIGVLSLPFHIVFALTGALLCLSLPLMMAFNVVTFESKLMSQIPQITGSVPAKIAPVDGKPLDLSAVLARAEHAAPDMETTAVAWTRYGKPDAVAEVYGEARDSLGVFGAVSVRLNDGAIVGQHSPGVRDTNHAVLSMIYGAHFGNFAGDAMRWVYFVLGLMGAVLVYSGNLLWLESRRKRNAAIQPANLRWMAKATAGVFLGTCLGIAVAFVGAVVAPGMTAISVFAGTLVVSLAFAALCAPAVAATGLLIATALVCLAIPTVDALVTPDNLLRTMASGDWVLAGVDLVAIACAAIFALFARATWRRARFGDPNSVWAHPAVARAAKQSASTQTTALPEQPDPAQS encoded by the coding sequence ATGCGCGCGCAAACCCTGCGTCAATATCTGAGTGTTCACACGTGGGCCGGCATCGTGGCCGGCTTCGCCCTGTTTGTTGCCATGCTTGGCGGCGCCCTGACCGTCTTTCATCACGAGATCGAACGCTGGGAGCAACCGGCAACGCGCCACGCGCCGCTCTCGCTCGCCCAGACCGAGCGGCTCGCCGAACTCGTGCGCGAGAAGTACCCGGCCGCCCGCGAGCAGATGGGTGTAGTGCTGCCGAACCACTCCCCCACGCCATTCGCCTACTGGCAGGAACCCAACGGCGAATGGATGCAGGCGCGGCTGAATCTGAACGCCGGCGCCGACGGGCCGTCGCTCACGGTCGGCGACGCACGTCCTGGCCTGTCGAGCACCATCAATGCACTGCATTACTCGCTGTCGATCCCGAACTACGGCCTGTATCTGATGGGCGTGGTATCGCTGTTCTACGGCATGGCGCTGATCTCGGGCGTCATCGTGCATCTGCCGCGCGTGACGCGCGACATCTTCGCACTGCGCCCGGGGCGCAATCTCAAGCGCTTCTGGCAAGACGCCCACAATGCCATCGGCGTGCTGAGTCTGCCGTTCCATATCGTCTTCGCGCTCACGGGCGCGCTGCTCTGCCTGAGCCTGCCACTGATGATGGCGTTCAACGTGGTGACGTTCGAGAGCAAGCTGATGTCGCAGATCCCGCAGATCACAGGATCGGTGCCCGCGAAGATCGCGCCGGTCGACGGCAAGCCGCTCGATCTGAGCGCCGTGCTCGCGCGCGCCGAACATGCCGCGCCCGACATGGAAACGACCGCAGTGGCATGGACGCGCTACGGCAAGCCCGACGCCGTGGCCGAAGTCTACGGCGAGGCGCGCGACTCGCTCGGCGTGTTCGGCGCCGTGTCCGTTCGCCTGAACGATGGCGCCATCGTCGGCCAGCACAGCCCGGGCGTCCGCGACACGAACCACGCCGTGCTGAGCATGATCTACGGCGCACACTTCGGCAACTTCGCGGGCGACGCCATGCGCTGGGTGTACTTCGTCCTCGGATTGATGGGCGCGGTGCTCGTCTACAGCGGCAATCTGCTCTGGCTGGAGTCGCGCCGCAAGCGAAACGCCGCCATCCAACCGGCCAACCTGCGCTGGATGGCCAAGGCCACCGCGGGCGTTTTCCTCGGCACGTGCCTGGGTATCGCCGTCGCGTTCGTGGGGGCCGTCGTCGCGCCAGGCATGACGGCAATCTCCGTTTTCGCCGGCACGCTCGTCGTCTCGCTCGCCTTCGCGGCACTGTGCGCACCGGCCGTGGCCGCCACCGGCCTGCTGATCGCGACGGCGCTCGTGTGCCTCGCCATTCCCACCGTCGATGCACTCGTCACCCCGGACAATCTGCTGCGCACGATGGCCAGCGGCGACTGGGTGCTCGCCGGCGTGGATCTGGTCGCGATCGCATGCGCCGCGATCTTCGCGCTGTTTGCGCGCGCCACATGGCGACGGGCGCGGTTCGGCGATCCGAACAGCGTCTGGGCCCACCCCGCGGTTGCGCGCGCCGCGAAACAGAGCGCCTCGACCCAAACGACAGCGCTGCCCGAGCAGCCGGACCCCGCGCAGAGCTGA
- the pelF gene encoding GT4 family glycosyltransferase PelF, with product MADDFASSSSSAPRADVSSAFVADVALLLEGTFPYVRGGVSSWVDQLIRAFPDLTFAVVFIGSRRDDYGEPVYIMPPNVTHFEAHYLYEPQAASTVGERTERTSPGRAGPDEPAAFADVARMHDLFRHHHASLAGDGGPSNESTSAGDDSLRGVLSRILPKLQDGQTLAQTAFLHSESAWTFITARYERYCHDPSFTDYFWTVRAMHQPIWQLARIAHALPPARMYHTVSTGYAGLFGALLRIRTGRPLLVTEHGSYTKERKLDLLQSEWLRDNRGPFERDISRVGYFQNLWMRFFEAIGRVCYDTADEIVALYEGNRRRQVSDGAPAGKTRVIPNGVDIARFAALRLSLPDPSRETGSRAEDADIPPVVALVGRVVPVKDIKTFLRAIFIAYRERPDVQGWIVGPDTEDPAYAQECRDLAASLGMEFQVRFMGYRAVESVLPQIGVLALSSVSEALPLVMLEAAAAGVPVVATDVGACRQLIEGEGDEDRALGRAGRVVPMADPEALARAIVDVLEPAEWHAARRAGMARVERYYRLDMMRDAYHTLYRRWMAGSAD from the coding sequence ATGGCCGACGATTTCGCGTCCTCCTCATCCTCGGCGCCACGCGCCGACGTATCGAGCGCCTTTGTCGCCGACGTCGCACTACTGCTCGAAGGCACGTTCCCGTACGTGAGGGGTGGCGTGTCGTCCTGGGTGGACCAGCTCATCCGCGCATTCCCGGATTTGACGTTCGCGGTCGTGTTCATCGGCAGCCGCCGCGACGACTACGGCGAACCGGTCTACATCATGCCGCCGAATGTCACGCATTTCGAGGCTCATTATCTCTACGAGCCGCAGGCGGCGTCGACGGTGGGCGAACGCACCGAGCGCACGTCGCCGGGGCGTGCGGGGCCGGACGAGCCCGCAGCCTTCGCGGATGTCGCCCGGATGCACGACCTGTTTCGACATCACCACGCGTCGCTCGCCGGCGATGGAGGCCCGAGCAACGAATCGACGAGCGCCGGGGACGATAGTTTGCGCGGCGTGCTGTCGCGAATCCTGCCGAAATTGCAGGACGGCCAGACGCTTGCGCAAACGGCGTTCCTGCATAGCGAAAGTGCGTGGACGTTCATTACCGCGCGGTATGAGCGGTACTGCCACGATCCGTCCTTCACCGACTACTTCTGGACCGTGCGCGCAATGCACCAGCCGATCTGGCAACTGGCGCGGATCGCGCACGCCCTGCCGCCGGCGCGGATGTATCACACGGTGTCCACCGGCTATGCCGGGCTGTTCGGCGCCTTGCTGCGGATACGCACTGGCCGGCCATTGCTCGTGACCGAGCACGGCAGCTACACGAAGGAGCGCAAGCTCGATCTGCTGCAAAGCGAGTGGCTGCGCGACAACCGGGGACCGTTCGAGCGCGACATCTCGCGCGTAGGCTATTTCCAGAATCTGTGGATGCGCTTCTTCGAGGCCATCGGCCGCGTGTGCTACGACACGGCCGACGAGATCGTCGCGCTCTACGAGGGCAACCGCCGACGGCAGGTGAGCGATGGCGCGCCGGCCGGGAAGACCCGCGTCATTCCCAACGGCGTGGACATCGCGCGCTTCGCGGCGTTGCGCCTGTCATTGCCTGATCCGTCGCGCGAGACCGGCTCTCGGGCCGAGGACGCGGACATCCCCCCCGTCGTTGCCCTGGTCGGGCGTGTGGTGCCGGTCAAGGACATCAAGACGTTCCTGCGCGCGATCTTCATCGCGTATCGCGAACGTCCGGACGTACAGGGCTGGATCGTGGGTCCGGACACCGAGGACCCGGCCTACGCGCAGGAGTGCCGTGACCTCGCGGCCAGTCTCGGCATGGAGTTTCAAGTGCGTTTCATGGGCTATCGCGCCGTCGAGTCGGTGCTGCCGCAGATCGGCGTTCTGGCGCTGTCGTCCGTCTCCGAAGCCTTGCCGCTGGTCATGCTCGAGGCGGCCGCCGCGGGCGTGCCGGTCGTGGCCACGGACGTCGGCGCATGCCGGCAACTGATCGAGGGAGAGGGCGACGAGGATCGTGCGTTGGGTCGTGCGGGGCGGGTCGTGCCGATGGCCGATCCGGAGGCGCTCGCCAGGGCCATCGTCGACGTTCTGGAACCCGCCGAATGGCATGCCGCCCGTCGTGCCGGCATGGCCCGCGTCGAACGCTACTACCGGCTCGACATGATGCGCGACGCCTATCACACGTTGTATCGCCGCTGGATGGCGGGGAGCGCCGACTGA
- a CDS encoding fatty acid desaturase family protein: MENVVAHPTQIDPATPDADSSSSHRPPHTAPGSADADGASLTPSPALWRHSRPSRWNPWLISLTGLTGLWQWFGLGWALRQWGDIAAWSLLPVLLLTPMHWGLVHESIHGQLCLKARANEQTGRMLAVLLGLPYEIMRFGHLMHHRFTRQPYDRPDISTLPENASTMARVRAWTGYQSRLLGGMWLAELFAPLVAWVPVRRLPALALTALGNDVQDEDVRRRVIMFASDPVRRRRIRRDFALLIVALALAIWAYGPWWPVFVATFAARGIWLSIADNLPHYGVAMDEPGRSRNFHALALGRALLLNQHLHRVHHLYPTAPWHMLPAIDAAQPSAGPTIAYWRAVFRQFGSPLRANTLGPLVTPG, translated from the coding sequence ATGGAGAATGTCGTCGCGCATCCGACACAGATCGACCCCGCCACGCCAGACGCAGATTCCTCTTCCTCGCATCGTCCGCCGCACACGGCGCCGGGCAGTGCAGACGCCGACGGCGCCTCGCTCACCCCGTCGCCTGCCCTGTGGCGGCACAGCCGGCCGTCGCGCTGGAACCCCTGGCTCATCTCGCTCACCGGACTGACCGGGCTCTGGCAGTGGTTCGGGCTGGGCTGGGCCCTGCGTCAATGGGGCGACATCGCGGCCTGGTCGCTGCTGCCCGTGCTGCTGCTCACGCCGATGCACTGGGGCCTCGTTCACGAATCGATTCACGGCCAGTTGTGCCTGAAAGCGCGTGCCAACGAGCAGACCGGCCGCATGCTTGCCGTGCTGCTCGGCCTGCCCTACGAAATCATGCGCTTTGGCCATCTGATGCATCACCGCTTCACCCGCCAGCCCTACGACCGCCCGGACATCTCGACGCTGCCCGAAAACGCATCGACGATGGCGCGCGTGCGCGCATGGACGGGCTATCAATCCCGGCTGCTGGGCGGTATGTGGCTGGCCGAACTGTTCGCGCCGCTCGTCGCCTGGGTGCCGGTACGCCGCCTACCAGCGCTGGCCTTGACGGCGCTCGGCAACGACGTGCAGGACGAGGATGTGCGCCGTCGCGTGATCATGTTCGCCTCGGACCCGGTCCGCCGTCGGCGCATCCGGCGCGACTTCGCGCTGTTGATCGTCGCCCTCGCGCTCGCCATCTGGGCATACGGTCCCTGGTGGCCGGTATTCGTCGCCACGTTCGCCGCGCGTGGCATATGGCTGTCGATCGCCGACAACCTGCCGCACTACGGCGTGGCAATGGACGAGCCGGGCCGCTCGCGCAATTTCCATGCACTGGCGCTGGGGCGTGCGCTACTGCTCAATCAGCACCTGCATCGCGTGCACCATCTCTACCCGACGGCCCCCTGGCATATGCTCCCCGCCATCGATGCCGCCCAGCCGAGCGCCGGTCCGACAATCGCTTACTGGCGCGCCGTCTTCCGCCAGTTCGGCAGCCCGCTGCGCGCCAACACGCTCGGCCCCCTCGTCACGCCGGGCTAA
- a CDS encoding PelD GGDEF domain-containing protein, giving the protein MTTATPEDAEPARNAPSSVRVRRSQPLGNLGRWGRWIAPAMARPFALLEVVGGTALAVFVAWRLRPDDPLLLTTQFPWLWLVALVCALRYGSLAGVASALVLVTGWYGLCARAGTPFPTVHFAGGTIVALIAGHFCDIWSNRAHRAQGINAYYSDRLVAITHNHYLLRVSHERLERDLLARPVTLRDALTRLRDLTSRRAGDLHTLGSGLPNAQPMLEFAALTCQIEVASLFPVRAGRLVPTAIARVGEGFEPNPDDPLVQHCLRDGTLAHVRADDAASDTSPCLACAPLLDGDGTLVSLLIVRRMPFLALNHDNLQLLLVLLAYYADGVAHQPLVASVREFVPQAPYDFALELGRLARLKRASGIESSLVALAFPRGARGDSLFEQTVRQRRALDALWTIGTPRRQIAIALMPITDEHGIDGYLMRVENLLRQQYDVDFERGHIAVHTAHVDPDSPGEGLLKLVERCVDHG; this is encoded by the coding sequence GTGACCACCGCCACGCCAGAAGACGCCGAACCGGCACGCAACGCGCCGTCGTCCGTCCGCGTACGCCGCTCGCAGCCGCTCGGCAATCTCGGGCGATGGGGGCGATGGATCGCCCCGGCCATGGCGCGCCCCTTCGCGCTGCTCGAAGTCGTGGGCGGCACGGCGTTGGCGGTTTTCGTCGCCTGGCGGCTTCGCCCCGACGATCCCCTGTTGCTCACCACGCAGTTCCCATGGCTGTGGCTCGTCGCACTCGTCTGTGCGCTGCGTTACGGATCGCTCGCCGGCGTGGCGAGCGCGCTGGTGCTCGTGACCGGCTGGTACGGCCTGTGCGCGCGAGCAGGGACGCCGTTTCCCACGGTGCACTTCGCCGGCGGCACGATCGTCGCGCTGATCGCCGGCCACTTCTGCGACATCTGGTCGAACCGGGCGCATCGTGCGCAGGGCATCAATGCGTACTACAGCGACCGACTCGTGGCCATCACGCACAACCACTACCTATTGCGCGTCTCGCACGAGCGGCTGGAGCGCGACCTGCTGGCCCGGCCGGTGACGCTGCGCGACGCGCTCACCCGCCTGCGCGATCTGACGTCGCGACGGGCAGGGGACCTCCACACGCTCGGCAGCGGCTTGCCGAATGCGCAGCCGATGCTCGAGTTCGCCGCGCTCACCTGCCAGATCGAGGTCGCTTCGCTCTTTCCGGTACGCGCCGGACGGCTCGTGCCCACGGCCATCGCCCGCGTCGGCGAAGGCTTCGAGCCGAACCCGGACGACCCGCTCGTGCAGCATTGCCTACGTGACGGCACACTCGCCCACGTGCGCGCAGACGACGCGGCGAGCGACACCAGCCCCTGTCTCGCCTGCGCGCCGCTGCTCGATGGCGACGGCACGCTGGTGAGCCTGCTGATCGTGCGCCGCATGCCGTTTCTGGCGCTCAATCACGACAATCTGCAACTGCTGCTCGTTTTGCTTGCGTACTATGCCGATGGCGTGGCGCATCAGCCGCTGGTGGCGAGCGTGCGCGAATTCGTGCCGCAGGCCCCCTACGACTTCGCACTCGAACTCGGCCGTCTCGCGCGACTCAAGCGCGCGAGCGGCATCGAATCGTCGCTGGTCGCGCTGGCGTTCCCGCGCGGCGCGCGGGGCGACTCGCTGTTCGAGCAGACGGTGCGCCAGCGTCGTGCGCTCGACGCCCTGTGGACCATCGGCACGCCGCGCCGCCAGATCGCGATCGCGCTGATGCCCATCACCGACGAGCATGGCATCGACGGCTATTTGATGCGTGTCGAGAACCTGCTGCGCCAGCAGTACGACGTCGATTTCGAGCGCGGCCACATCGCCGTTCACACGGCACACGTGGACCCCGATTCGCCCGGCGAGGGGCTGCTCAAGCTCGTGGAGCGATGCGTCGACCATGGCTGA
- a CDS encoding TonB-dependent siderophore receptor — MLHHRPFAGCGVARTRAAHAPTLCQPSPSSMTRAVAGVFAVCAASLSLASGSAFAQQAQDSQPAANAPAAALPATTVSAGRDDDVKVERVSSGALGARRAVDTPFSVTAVNSEQIKNQMAQTAMDAFKYDPSVTTLSENKRNENSYFAVRGIRVDMLDGTKVDGQNFVTWQADIPLEPFEQVELLKGLSGFMYGFGAPGGIINYVLKRPTDEPLRQFSVGYEASNVWSQKVDLGGRFGPDNRFGYRLNLVNEEGNTAEPNNHVRRKTFSFATDFRVTPDLTIGADVMYWKRQTTGTLFGMNFSGAGAVADANKVARNLAQPFTYYEGDTLSAGTSVDYRINDQWKANFKYRFARQNRLNGDSFLSVLNAAGDYADTQYKWKTAYYYQAWDGMVQGKFSTGPLKHDVVFGVGYQSQTKLNDNGIGGNGISLGTSNIYNPSLLPNQDIGLDYQPFRSEKISQRAIYASDTIGITSRISVLAGLRYTEFHDDVYDISAQTTASYRAKPVSPTAALMYKTDNDSTAYVSYVESMEPGGSAGVTDKNYRQTFGPLTSKQYEVGWKADKDTWGANLALFRVERGYGYTNQSGYYVQDGTQRFQGLDASGWVRLARNWRVIGGVLLLNTKAVDVDDPVVSGKRIFATPRYVVTGRVEYDTPFVRGLTLAAGVKVTGQQEVDAANTISVPAYTTIDLSAKYATRIAGKSVVLRAAVNNLTDKRYWTTTYNGFVLPGSTRTFLASATMDF; from the coding sequence ATGTTGCACCACCGTCCGTTCGCAGGCTGCGGCGTTGCCCGCACGCGCGCCGCGCATGCCCCGACGCTCTGTCAGCCCTCGCCTTCGTCCATGACGCGCGCCGTTGCCGGCGTCTTCGCCGTCTGTGCCGCCTCGCTCTCGCTCGCTTCCGGCAGCGCCTTCGCACAGCAAGCGCAAGACTCGCAGCCGGCGGCGAACGCTCCGGCGGCCGCCCTGCCCGCCACCACCGTGTCCGCCGGGCGCGATGACGATGTCAAGGTCGAGCGCGTCTCGAGCGGCGCGCTCGGTGCGCGCCGCGCCGTCGACACGCCGTTCTCGGTGACGGCCGTGAACAGCGAGCAGATCAAGAACCAGATGGCGCAGACCGCGATGGATGCCTTCAAGTACGATCCGTCCGTCACCACGCTCTCGGAAAACAAGCGCAATGAAAACTCGTACTTCGCAGTGCGCGGCATCCGTGTCGACATGCTCGACGGCACGAAAGTGGACGGGCAGAACTTCGTCACATGGCAGGCGGACATCCCGCTCGAGCCGTTCGAGCAGGTCGAGCTTCTCAAAGGCCTGTCGGGATTCATGTACGGCTTCGGCGCACCGGGCGGCATCATCAACTACGTGCTCAAACGCCCGACCGACGAACCGCTGCGCCAGTTCTCCGTCGGCTACGAAGCAAGTAACGTGTGGAGCCAGAAGGTCGACCTCGGCGGCCGCTTCGGTCCGGACAACCGCTTCGGCTACCGCCTGAACCTCGTCAACGAGGAAGGCAACACCGCCGAGCCGAACAACCACGTGCGCCGCAAGACCTTCTCGTTCGCGACCGATTTCCGCGTCACGCCCGACCTGACGATCGGCGCCGACGTGATGTACTGGAAGCGCCAGACCACGGGCACACTGTTCGGCATGAATTTCAGCGGCGCCGGCGCGGTGGCCGACGCGAACAAGGTCGCGCGCAACCTCGCCCAGCCGTTCACGTACTACGAAGGCGACACGCTCTCCGCGGGCACGTCGGTGGACTACCGCATCAACGATCAGTGGAAGGCGAACTTCAAGTATCGCTTCGCACGCCAGAATCGCCTTAACGGCGACAGCTTCCTGTCGGTGCTCAACGCCGCCGGCGACTATGCCGACACGCAGTACAAGTGGAAGACGGCCTACTACTATCAGGCGTGGGATGGCATGGTGCAGGGCAAGTTCAGCACCGGCCCGCTCAAGCACGACGTGGTGTTCGGCGTGGGCTATCAGAGCCAGACGAAGCTCAACGACAACGGCATCGGCGGCAACGGCATCTCGCTCGGTACCAGCAACATCTACAACCCCTCGCTGCTGCCGAACCAGGACATCGGGCTGGACTATCAGCCGTTCCGCAGCGAGAAGATCTCGCAGCGCGCGATCTACGCGAGTGACACGATCGGCATTACCTCACGCATTTCGGTGCTGGCCGGCCTGCGCTACACCGAGTTCCACGACGACGTGTACGACATCAGTGCGCAGACGACGGCGTCCTACCGCGCCAAGCCCGTCTCGCCGACGGCCGCGCTGATGTACAAGACCGACAATGATTCGACGGCCTACGTGAGCTATGTGGAGTCGATGGAACCGGGCGGTTCGGCCGGCGTGACGGACAAGAACTATCGGCAGACGTTCGGCCCGCTCACCAGCAAGCAATACGAAGTGGGCTGGAAGGCGGACAAGGACACGTGGGGCGCCAACCTTGCGTTGTTCCGCGTGGAGCGCGGCTACGGCTACACCAATCAGTCGGGCTATTACGTGCAGGACGGCACGCAGCGCTTCCAGGGACTCGACGCCAGCGGCTGGGTGCGCCTGGCGCGCAACTGGCGCGTCATTGGCGGCGTGCTGCTGCTCAACACCAAGGCCGTCGACGTCGACGATCCGGTGGTCTCGGGCAAGCGCATTTTCGCCACGCCGCGCTATGTCGTGACCGGCCGGGTCGAGTACGACACGCCGTTCGTGCGCGGCCTGACCCTGGCCGCCGGCGTGAAGGTGACCGGCCAGCAGGAAGTCGATGCCGCCAACACGATCTCGGTGCCCGCCTACACCACGATCGATCTGTCGGCCAAGTACGCCACGCGTATCGCCGGCAAGTCGGTGGTGCTGCGCGCGGCCGTCAACAACCTGACGGACAAGCGCTACTGGACAACGACATACAACGGCTTCGTGCTGCCTGGCTCGACCCGCACGTTCCTGGCCAGCGCGACGATGGACTTCTGA
- a CDS encoding ferredoxin--NADP reductase: protein MSSQNQQTVLEVHHWTDTLFSFKTTRDASFRYVNGQFTMIGLEVEGKPLLRAYSMASANYEEELEFLSIKVQDGPLTSRLQNIKPGDKVIVGRKPTGTLINDNLLPGKNLYLLSTGTGLAPFMSIIRDPEVYDRYEHIILVHGCRFASELAYRELITQHLPEHEYLGEYVRDKLIYYPTVTREEFENQGRITELVESGKIFTDIGLPEFSPEHDRVMLCGSPAMLKDTRELLEKRGFVEGHNHAPGHYLVERAFVG, encoded by the coding sequence ATGAGTTCACAGAATCAACAGACCGTGCTGGAAGTCCACCACTGGACTGATACGTTGTTCAGCTTCAAGACCACGCGCGATGCGTCGTTCCGCTACGTCAACGGCCAGTTCACGATGATCGGGCTGGAAGTCGAAGGCAAGCCGCTGCTGCGTGCCTACAGCATGGCGAGCGCCAATTACGAGGAAGAGCTGGAGTTCCTGAGCATCAAGGTGCAGGACGGCCCGCTGACCTCGCGTCTGCAGAACATCAAGCCGGGCGACAAGGTGATCGTGGGTCGCAAGCCGACCGGCACGCTCATCAACGACAATCTGCTGCCGGGCAAGAACCTCTATCTGCTTTCGACCGGCACGGGCCTCGCGCCGTTCATGAGCATCATCCGCGACCCGGAAGTCTACGATCGCTACGAGCACATCATCCTCGTGCACGGCTGCCGTTTCGCCAGCGAACTGGCGTACCGCGAACTGATCACGCAGCATCTGCCCGAGCACGAGTACCTCGGGGAGTACGTCCGCGACAAGCTGATCTACTATCCGACGGTCACGCGCGAAGAGTTCGAGAATCAGGGCCGGATCACGGAACTGGTCGAGTCGGGCAAGATCTTCACGGATATCGGCCTGCCGGAGTTCTCCCCGGAACACGATCGCGTGATGCTGTGCGGCAGCCCGGCCATGCTCAAGGACACGCGCGAGCTGCTGGAAAAGCGCGGCTTCGTCGAGGGTCACAACCATGCGCCGGGGCACTACCTCGTCGAGCGCGCGTTCGTGGGCTGA
- the pelG gene encoding exopolysaccharide Pel transporter PelG, translating to MAGIGFELRRLLRSDTLTGALAAYSYAGIISAGPLVLSMVGVVLVGLMSLANVHPQQVLTQFQVSVTYLIASSVIATGLIQLAFTRYLSDRLFAGEPQAVMPSFNAVTLVTTVVLGAIGLALSETIFANQPLPYRWLMWIGFVLLGNLWIVVLFLTSVKQYRAILGVFCVGYSLCVVSAVLLGRYGLTGLLGGFVIGHTCLLLGLTAIVVRQYRTVTWLSWKVFAPRNLRLSLVGVGVCFGLGVWIDKLIFWASPATGMAVIGPLRAAPIYDLPVFLSYLCVIPGMAVFLLRIETDFAEAYAGFFDAIRHGGTLRQISASRVLMVRAVRTGLHEILKVQAVVTLLVFAFGDDLLRLVGMPSAWQPLLRVDVIAAGLQVLLLGVLNVLFYLDRRRDVLLLTGLLVVLNASLTWATLHYGPALYGYGFALALLCVLLLGAHRLARRLAALEYDTYMGQQG from the coding sequence ATGGCCGGTATCGGTTTCGAACTGCGGCGTCTGCTGCGCAGCGATACGCTCACGGGCGCGCTGGCCGCCTACAGCTATGCGGGCATCATCAGCGCCGGGCCGCTGGTGCTGTCGATGGTCGGTGTCGTTCTGGTCGGGCTGATGAGCCTGGCGAACGTCCATCCGCAACAGGTGCTCACGCAATTCCAGGTCTCGGTCACGTACCTGATCGCGTCGAGCGTGATTGCCACCGGCCTCATCCAACTCGCCTTCACGCGCTATTTGAGCGACAGGCTGTTCGCGGGCGAGCCGCAGGCCGTGATGCCGTCCTTCAACGCGGTCACGCTCGTCACGACGGTCGTGCTGGGCGCCATCGGCCTAGCGCTGTCGGAGACGATCTTCGCGAACCAGCCGCTACCGTATCGCTGGCTGATGTGGATTGGCTTCGTGCTGCTGGGCAACCTGTGGATCGTGGTGCTGTTTCTCACCAGCGTGAAGCAATACCGGGCCATCCTCGGCGTATTTTGTGTGGGCTACAGCCTGTGCGTGGTCAGCGCCGTGCTGCTCGGGCGCTACGGCCTCACGGGGTTGCTCGGCGGCTTCGTGATCGGCCATACGTGCCTGCTGCTGGGCCTCACAGCCATCGTGGTGCGTCAGTACCGTACGGTGACATGGTTGTCGTGGAAGGTCTTCGCGCCGCGCAATCTTCGGCTGTCGCTGGTCGGTGTCGGCGTGTGCTTCGGTCTTGGCGTATGGATCGACAAGCTGATCTTCTGGGCGTCGCCGGCGACCGGCATGGCGGTCATCGGCCCGCTGCGGGCGGCGCCGATCTACGATCTGCCGGTCTTTCTCTCGTACCTTTGCGTGATTCCGGGCATGGCGGTGTTCCTGCTGCGCATCGAGACCGATTTCGCCGAAGCTTACGCGGGTTTTTTCGACGCGATCCGTCACGGCGGTACGCTGCGGCAGATCTCGGCCTCGCGCGTGCTGATGGTGCGTGCCGTACGCACGGGGCTCCACGAGATACTGAAGGTGCAGGCGGTGGTGACGCTGCTCGTCTTCGCGTTCGGCGACGACTTGCTGCGGCTCGTCGGCATGCCGTCGGCCTGGCAGCCGCTGTTGCGTGTCGATGTCATTGCGGCGGGGCTGCAGGTGCTGCTGCTGGGCGTGCTCAACGTGCTGTTCTATCTGGACCGGCGGCGCGACGTCCTGTTGCTCACCGGTCTGCTGGTGGTGCTGAACGCCTCGCTCACCTGGGCTACGCTGCACTACGGCCCGGCGCTGTACGGTTACGGATTCGCCCTGGCGCTGCTGTGCGTGCTGCTGCTCGGCGCCCACCGGCTGGCGCGCCGGCTCGCTGCGCTCGAATACGATACCTATATGGGGCAGCAGGGATAA